Within Sorangiineae bacterium MSr11367, the genomic segment GCGTGAAGGAAAGGGGCGACGGCTGGTCGCCCTGACGTCCAGGAAAACTCCGCGGGACTCGATCACGGGTTGCCCAACCGTGTTGGCGTCCGCAATACATTCCTGTCCATGGAGAGCGAACTCGGGGCGGGCGTGCTCTCGTTTGGTCCCTTCCGACTGTATGCGCGAGAACGTCGCCTCGAACGCGATGGTCAGGTCGTCCGAATCGGCAGCCGCGCGCTCGATATCCTCATTGCGCTGACCGCGCGGGCAGGCGATGTCCTCACGCGGGACGAGCTCATCGCCTACGTCTGGCCGGACGTCGCCGTCGAAGAAAGCGGACTGCGCGTGCACGTCGCCGGGCTTCGCAAGGTGCTCGCCGATGGGCAAATGGGCGCCCGGTACGTGGCCAATATTCCCGGACGCGGATACACCTTCATCGCGCCGATCTCCCGCATCGAAGCGCCCGCCATCGCCGACACCGCCACCACGTCCGCGCCGCCCGTGAATGCCGCTCCGCGCGTGGTGACCCGACCGGGTCTCCCTGCACGGTTCGACCGGATCGTCGGTAGAGACGCCGCCATCCGCGAGATCTCCGAGCAGCTCATTTCACAGCGATTCGTCAGCATCGTCGGGCCCGGCGGCATGGGAAAGACCACCGTCGCCGTCGCGGTCGCGCACGAAATGGTGCCCGAGTTCGACGGTGACGTGTGCTTCGTCGACCTGGGGTCGCTTTCCGATCCTCGTCACGTCCTGCTCGGGGTCGCATCGGCCCTCGGGCTCACGGTTCAAGGCGACGATGTCGCCGCACGCCTCGTCGTGTTCCTCGGCGACCGCCGCGCGCTGCTCGTTCTCGACAGCTGCGAGCACGTGATGGACGCCATTGCGCCCCTCGCGGAACGACTCGGTGGTGACGCTGCCGGTATTCATATTTTGGCCACCAGCCGCGAGGCACTCCGCGTGGAGGGGGAACACGTTCACCGGCTCACGGCACTGGAGACACCGCCCGAGCGCCCCGAGGGCGATGGTCCGGGCGGCGTCACCGCGGCGGAGGCGCTGCAATTCCCCGCCGTGCAGCTTTTCGTCGAGCGTGCGATCGCGGGCGGTGTGCGCATTTCGCTTTCCGATGACGATGCGCCGGTGGTGGCAGACATCTGCCGGCGGCTGGACGGCATTGCGCTCGCCATCGAATTTGCGGCAGGGCGTGTTGCTGCCTTTGGCATCCGCGGAACGGCCTCGCTACTCGAGAATCGGTTCAAGCTTCTTTGGCATGGACGGCGAACGGCGCTTCCGCGGCATCGCACGCTGCGCTCCCTCCTCGATTGGAGCTACGACCTTCTGACCGACTCCGAGCGACGCGTGCTGCGGCGGCTCTCGGTGTTCGTGGGGTACTTCTCGCTCGATGGCGTTGCCGCCCTCGCGGAAGACGCCGACGGCGAGCAGGCGGTTCACATCTTGAGCAGCCTCGTGGAAAAGTCCCTCGTCTCCACGGATGCCGGGGGCGAGGATGGTGCGCGCTACCGGCTCCTCGATACCGTTCGAGATTATGCGCTCGCCAAACTTCACGAAGCGAACGAATACGATGCGGCGGCAAAGGTCCACGCCATCTACATGTGCACGACCTTGGAGCGTGAAACGCGTGCCATGTTCGGTGGTCGCGCGAATACGCTCGCGCAATACGTGGGCAACGTGCGCGTGGCGCTGAATTGGAGTTTCTCGGAGACCGGCTGCGCCGACACGGGGACGAGGCTCGCGGCGGCGGCGACGACGATGTTCATGGAGTTGTCTCTTCTGACCGAATGCCGTCAGTGGGGCGAAATCGCATTGAATGCGCTGCACGAGGCCGACCGCGGAACGCGCCGCGAGATGAACCTGCGGGCGGCGCTGGCCGTCGCGGCGATGTTCTCGCACGGCAACAGCCCCGAGGTTCGCGCGGGGTTGACCCGTGCCCTCGAGCTGGCCGAGGCCGTGGACGATGCGCACGAGCAACTGCGCTTGCTTGGCGCGCTCCACATCCTTTGCACGCGGACGGCGGAACTGCGTGAAGCGCTGGTCGTGGCAGAGCGGACCATCGAGGTCTCGAAGCGGCTGACGACCCCCGCGGCGACCATCGTGTCCAGTTGGATGATGGGAACGACCTTGCACCTTCTCGGCGCGCACGAAGACGCGGACCGGTATTGCCGGTCGACGGTCGATCCCTCCGCCAGCTCGAGAAGCGCGTCGGTGTTTCATTTCGGATTCGACCATCGCATCCGGACCCTCGTGGTCATCGCGCGCACGCGTTGGCTGCTGGGCTATCCCGACGATGCCCTGCACGTGGCGACCCGCACGATCCGCGAGGCGGAGGAGCTCGGGCAGCCCACGACGATGGCCATTGCCTTGATCTGGATGTCGTCCGTATTCGTGTGGCGAGGCGACTTCGACGTGGCGGCGGACGTCCTGGAGCGGCTCGCCACGTATGCCGAGAAGCACTCCCTGGGCCCGTATCGCCCGACGGCATTGGCCCTGCGCGCGGAGCTCGCGATCAAACGCGGCGACTTCACCGTCGTGGAGGAGCTGCAGCGCGAGATGGGCCGCCTCCGCGCGGAACGCCACGAGCTTTTGCAAACGGTGTTTTCCACGGCGCTCGCCGAAGGCCTCGCGGGTGTCGGCCAGTTCGAAAATGCGCTGACGACGATCGACCTGGCGCTCGCGATGACCGATCGAAATGGTCGCGCATCGTACGATCTGCCGGAGATCCTGCGGGTGAAGGGCCACTTGCTCGTGTCGAAGCCCACGCCGGACGACGCCGAAGGCGAGCGCTATCTGCTCGAAGCGCTGCAGTCGGCGAGGCGCCAAAAGGCGCTTGGTTGGGAGCTCCGGACGGCGATGACGCTGGCGCGCTTTTGGGCGGCTCGCGGGCGTGTGACCGAAGCCCGAGAGCTCCTCGGATCCGTGTACGGGCGATTCTCGCAGGGGTTTCAAACCGCCGATCTCCTCGCGGCAAAGGCGCTTCTTTCGGAGCTGTGACTCATTCATCGGGCTCGTTGCGCAGGATGAGCAGCTGGGCGAGCCGGTCGCCTTGACATGAAAAATAGAACGTGACGACCAAGGGATCGGGCAGCCCGCGCTTGTCGAAACTTCCGTCGACATTGGCCGCAACGACCGTGTGGTCGTGGTTGCGGACGACCTTTGCCACGTTCATGACGAGGTGCTGCGTGATGACGTCGCGGTCTGCCCACGCCGCGATGGCGGGTTTGTCCCAATACTCGTGAAGCTGGTCGTTGACCAAGGCGTGCTCGGCGAAGGTGTCGACCAGCGCGCCGAGATCGCCCGCATTCACCGCGCGGATGAAGGCTGCGACGGGCTGCGGCAGCTCGCGTTCCTGTGGGCCTTTGGGAGGCATGGGGCAGATTCCTTTTTCGGATTCGACGACGGATGCCCTCGAGATGCGTAAATGATTGACCGTTTCTCGGTCGTACGCGCGTTAAGGAGTGTGAAACGTTGTGAAGCGAGGGGATTTTGCGCCGATGAACGTGCACCAAGCCCATATTGGAAGCGTCACCTATGTGGAGACTCCGATGAGCAAGTGCAAGCTAACGAATCCAATCGTCCGGGCGGCCATGGAGGCGCTCGGAAATGGTGATCGCGCGGCCTGGTATGCGCTCTTCGAGCCGCACGCCGAAGTTTTCGACGCCAGCAGCCCCTGGAACCTCGAAGAATTCACGAACCATGCGGTCGGATACGAGCGACTGCTGTCCATCGCCCACGTCAAGAACGACGGGCTCGATGTCGTGGGCGAGATTTATTCCGAGCTTTGGGGCTGCTCCCGAACCTATTTTTACTTCCGCATTTCACCGGCCGGTCGCATCGCCCGCCTCGAGGTGGGGCAGGCGATTTAACGACGCATCGCAACGAGTCGCTTGTAGTAGAGCCGACTTCGAGCGGCCGCATCGATCGGATGCACCCAGTCCCAGCCAATGGCCTCCCAATCCGGATCATCCGGATCCATGCCGAGCGCTTCCACGAACGACGGGCCCGTGATCAGCAAGTGGCGCTTGTAGGCCAGTAGGTAATGCCGGGGACGATCCGGGAGGCTCCTCTGGGCGGCGAAGGCCTCCGCGTAGGATGCGAACCATTGATTCAGGATGCCGCCGGCGTTCTTCGCGTGGAGCAGCGTCCCGAAGTCGTCCACGTCGGTATGCCCGCCGAGGACATGACGTGCATGCTCCCAGCTCGCGAATCCGCACTCGCGCGCGACGACGCTGAGACAATGCTTTCGACGAACGTCGGCCGCCTTGGTCCTTAGGGTCGCATCGTCGGCGCGGTGCAGCTCGGGGAGTACGCGCAAGCGCGCAAGCGCACCTCCGTCGTTCGACTCGAGGCGGGCGTGCAGAATGTCCGCGCGGACCTTGAGCTCGTGAATCGGGTCCATCGCGTGGACCCCCGCCAGGGCGTCCCTGCGCATCACGGGACCTCCCCGTTGGGCCGATGCCCGTTGCGCGGGAGCTGCTGCACGAAGTCGAGTCGATCGATGATCTGCCAGTGGCCTGCGGCGCGGTCACCTTGAATTTCGTAGAACGTCTGCCCCGTGAAACTCAGTCGTTTGCCCGTCGCTGGAAGGTCGCGAAGGTCACCGGCATGCGTTCCCTCGGCACTCCAGCGCACGGCGACACGATTCCCGGCCGCGACGATGTCGTGGATGACGAATGCGAGATCGGGAAACGCTGTTCGTGAATACTGGACACGCGCACGGTACGCCTCACGATCGAGGGACTTCCGCTCCCACGGATCGCCGGGGTCCGAATGAATGGTGTAACGAGGCGCAACGAGCGCATCGATGGCGTCGTAGTCACCCCGACTCCACACGAGGTCGTAAAGTTCGGAAATAGCCACTTCGGCGGGGGTCTTCTGCTGGCTGCGTTCGCTCATCGTAGGTCTCCTCCGGTTTTGGCCGCTACCCGCTCCTTCGGCCCGAGGACACTGCAATGAATGCGCACTTCGCGAAGACGATCCGTCACCTGCAGGGTGAAATCTTCTTTCCGGCGGGGAGGGCGCCCCTGCAGCACCCAATCGCCACCCTAGCACGGAGCGTTGGTTCCGCAAACCGGCGACTCGTCTCGATCGTTCGGACGGTGTCATCATCTGTCATTTGTCGACCTCGAGGCGTCGCTCTAGATGAAACCTTGAAATGAACACGCGCCCGACATGGTCTTTTCTTTTCGTTCTTGTCCCGATGGCCCTCGCGCAGGGAGCCTGCTCCGAGTCCGAGTCTTCCACCTGCAACGGTCCGTCGGACGAGTGCTTCCTCTGTCGCTACGTGGAAACGGAGAAGGAGCACCGTGTGGCCGGCAAGGTGACGTTCACCGCCAGCAACGGTGCGGGCCGTACGGGCGAATTCAATTCGAACCGCACCATCGATCCCGAGATGAAATTCGAACAGAGCGGGCCGCTCAGCACGGGGTGGGGCTACCACCCCACGCAAGGCTCCAAGTCGCTGGAGATCTCGTTCCGCGCCCAGGATCCGAGCTTCA encodes:
- a CDS encoding helix-turn-helix transcriptional regulator, whose translation is MESELGAGVLSFGPFRLYARERRLERDGQVVRIGSRALDILIALTARAGDVLTRDELIAYVWPDVAVEESGLRVHVAGLRKVLADGQMGARYVANIPGRGYTFIAPISRIEAPAIADTATTSAPPVNAAPRVVTRPGLPARFDRIVGRDAAIREISEQLISQRFVSIVGPGGMGKTTVAVAVAHEMVPEFDGDVCFVDLGSLSDPRHVLLGVASALGLTVQGDDVAARLVVFLGDRRALLVLDSCEHVMDAIAPLAERLGGDAAGIHILATSREALRVEGEHVHRLTALETPPERPEGDGPGGVTAAEALQFPAVQLFVERAIAGGVRISLSDDDAPVVADICRRLDGIALAIEFAAGRVAAFGIRGTASLLENRFKLLWHGRRTALPRHRTLRSLLDWSYDLLTDSERRVLRRLSVFVGYFSLDGVAALAEDADGEQAVHILSSLVEKSLVSTDAGGEDGARYRLLDTVRDYALAKLHEANEYDAAAKVHAIYMCTTLERETRAMFGGRANTLAQYVGNVRVALNWSFSETGCADTGTRLAAAATTMFMELSLLTECRQWGEIALNALHEADRGTRREMNLRAALAVAAMFSHGNSPEVRAGLTRALELAEAVDDAHEQLRLLGALHILCTRTAELREALVVAERTIEVSKRLTTPAATIVSSWMMGTTLHLLGAHEDADRYCRSTVDPSASSRSASVFHFGFDHRIRTLVVIARTRWLLGYPDDALHVATRTIREAEELGQPTTMAIALIWMSSVFVWRGDFDVAADVLERLATYAEKHSLGPYRPTALALRAELAIKRGDFTVVEELQREMGRLRAERHELLQTVFSTALAEGLAGVGQFENALTTIDLALAMTDRNGRASYDLPEILRVKGHLLVSKPTPDDAEGERYLLEALQSARRQKALGWELRTAMTLARFWAARGRVTEARELLGSVYGRFSQGFQTADLLAAKALLSEL
- a CDS encoding nuclear transport factor 2 family protein; this translates as MPPKGPQERELPQPVAAFIRAVNAGDLGALVDTFAEHALVNDQLHEYWDKPAIAAWADRDVITQHLVMNVAKVVRNHDHTVVAANVDGSFDKRGLPDPLVVTFYFSCQGDRLAQLLILRNEPDE
- a CDS encoding ester cyclase, with translation MSERSQQKTPAEVAISELYDLVWSRGDYDAIDALVAPRYTIHSDPGDPWERKSLDREAYRARVQYSRTAFPDLAFVIHDIVAAGNRVAVRWSAEGTHAGDLRDLPATGKRLSFTGQTFYEIQGDRAAGHWQIIDRLDFVQQLPRNGHRPNGEVP